Proteins encoded within one genomic window of Actinomycetota bacterium:
- the efp gene encoding elongation factor P — protein MVSTSDFKNGMAIEVEGTIFTIVEFQHVKPGKGGAFVRTKLKNIETGAVIDRTFRPVDKFRRVRVESKKMQFLYATPDEVVLMDNESYEQLSLAPALAGDSLQYIQDNMEVEVQMIDGKAAQIEPPMFVELEVSDTQPGVKGDTVSGGGNKPATLETGAVVNVPLFVKTGDRLKIDTRTGSYVERV, from the coding sequence TTGGTTTCAACTAGTGACTTTAAAAACGGAATGGCCATCGAGGTGGAGGGAACCATCTTCACCATCGTCGAGTTCCAGCATGTGAAGCCCGGCAAGGGCGGCGCCTTTGTCCGTACCAAGCTAAAGAACATCGAGACCGGCGCTGTGATCGACCGCACCTTCCGGCCGGTGGACAAGTTTCGCCGCGTCCGGGTGGAGAGTAAGAAGATGCAGTTCCTTTACGCGACTCCCGACGAGGTAGTGCTCATGGACAACGAGAGCTACGAGCAGCTGTCCCTGGCGCCGGCGCTGGCGGGCGATAGCCTGCAGTATATCCAGGACAATATGGAGGTCGAGGTCCAGATGATCGACGGCAAGGCGGCCCAGATCGAACCGCCCATGTTCGTCGAGCTCGAGGTCTCTGACACCCAGCCGGGCGTCAAGGGTGACACAGTCAGCGGCGGCGGCAACAAGCCAGCGACCCTCGAGACCGGAGCCGTCGTCAATGTGCCGCTCTTTGTCAAGACCGGCGACCGGCTAAAGATCGATACCCGCACCGGCAGCTACGTGGAAAGGGTCTGA
- the nusB gene encoding transcription antitermination factor NusB gives MNLPSTSRRQARRDAMVLLYQRDLTGGGLEDLYENLEGKEERELEPYTREVVEGVLASQEEIDAMIDASAENWSASRMAALERNILRLAIYEIRKRDDIPAEVSIDEAVELARRFCSNEAGSLVNGILSNVAGESKK, from the coding sequence ATGAATCTGCCTTCAACATCACGCCGCCAGGCCCGCCGCGACGCCATGGTGCTGCTTTATCAGCGCGATCTGACCGGTGGCGGACTAGAAGATCTATACGAGAACCTGGAAGGCAAGGAAGAGCGGGAGCTGGAACCGTATACCCGTGAGGTCGTGGAAGGTGTACTGGCCTCGCAGGAAGAGATCGACGCGATGATCGACGCCAGCGCCGAGAACTGGTCGGCGAGCCGGATGGCGGCGCTGGAGCGGAATATCCTCCGCCTGGCCATCTACGAGATCCGGAAGCGCGACGACATCCCCGCCGAAGTGAGCATCGACGAAGCGGTCGAGCTCGCCAGGCGGTTCTGTTCCAATGAAGCCGGATCCCTGGTGAATGGCATACTCAGTAACGTAGCCGGCGAATCGAAGAAATGA
- the aroB gene encoding 3-dehydroquinate synthase — translation MIQLLANTRSKEYPVFLSAGAMKEAGNLWRSRGREGKIVLITDSNVANLFLGQVETAFTRAGFAVKAIVVDAGEEAKSLAEATRLYSELFRMQTRRRDAVCALGGGVVGDLAGFIASTYMRGIGLVQIPTTLLSQVDSSIGGKVGINIAEAKNYVGSFYQPDMVITDPELLKTLPRGQLVEGLAEVVKYALLSGADLFDALESSYEEFLVLNMAFVEPMVRRCIEYKLGVVSDDERDYGRRAVLNFGHSVGHGIETAGRYTAYSHGQAVALGLLAAVRISEEVYSLSGDYSARLKSLLELLGLPTRLEGIDPAEVIATMSSDKKADDLSANMVLLKAAGEPVINCDVDAAMLRREVDRLVSGD, via the coding sequence TTGATACAGCTGCTGGCAAACACCCGCAGCAAGGAGTATCCAGTATTCCTTAGTGCCGGCGCCATGAAGGAAGCAGGAAACCTCTGGCGTTCCCGCGGCCGGGAAGGCAAGATCGTCCTGATCACTGACAGTAATGTGGCCAACCTGTTCCTGGGTCAGGTGGAGACCGCCTTCACCAGGGCTGGCTTCGCGGTCAAGGCGATAGTCGTCGACGCCGGCGAAGAAGCCAAGAGCCTGGCGGAGGCCACCCGGCTGTACTCGGAGCTGTTCCGCATGCAGACGCGTCGGCGCGATGCCGTCTGTGCCCTCGGCGGCGGCGTCGTTGGGGACCTGGCCGGATTCATCGCCAGCACTTACATGCGCGGGATCGGCCTGGTGCAGATTCCCACAACCCTGCTCTCCCAGGTGGATTCGAGTATCGGCGGCAAGGTCGGCATCAACATCGCCGAGGCCAAGAATTATGTCGGTTCGTTCTACCAGCCTGACATGGTCATCACCGATCCGGAACTGCTGAAGACACTTCCACGGGGGCAACTGGTGGAAGGCCTGGCCGAGGTCGTGAAATACGCCCTGCTCTCCGGCGCGGATCTGTTCGACGCCCTGGAATCAAGTTATGAGGAGTTTCTGGTGCTGAACATGGCGTTTGTCGAGCCGATGGTCCGGCGCTGTATCGAGTACAAGCTCGGAGTCGTCTCCGACGACGAGCGCGACTATGGCCGCCGCGCCGTCCTCAACTTCGGGCATAGCGTGGGCCACGGCATCGAGACAGCCGGCAGATACACGGCTTATTCCCATGGCCAGGCGGTGGCGCTCGGGCTGCTGGCGGCCGTACGCATATCAGAAGAGGTCTATTCCCTTTCCGGAGATTATTCCGCCCGGCTGAAGTCGCTACTGGAGTTGCTCGGCCTGCCGACGAGGCTCGAGGGCATCGACCCCGCGGAAGTCATCGCCACCATGTCCAGCGACAAGAAGGCCGACGACCTTTCGGCGAACATGGTCCTGCTCAAGGCTGCCGGCGAGCCGGTCATCAACTGCGATGTCGACGCCGCCATGCTCAGGCGCGAGGTCGATCGCCTGGTTTCAGGAGACTGA
- the accB gene encoding acetyl-CoA carboxylase biotin carboxyl carrier protein codes for MAKARKILITDTTLRDGHQSLWATRMRTSEMLPILEAMDDIGYFSLEVWGGATFDSCIRFLDEDPWERLRTIKHHCPKTPLQMLLRGQNLVGYRHYGDDIVRHFVARAAESGVDIFRVFDALNDTRNVAVAAEAIKESGKHFQGAISYTISPVHTIDHYMEVAHVYADMGADSLCIKDMAALLSPYHGLQLVQRLKEEIDLPLELHCHYIGGLAPMTYLKAIESGVDVVDTASVPLAFGASNPATEMVVSALTGTPYDTGLDLDQLFRIAKYWEGVRIRGGHERGVTSLTHMQVYSHQVPGGMISNLESQLTEQNALDRLPEVLLEIPIVRAEVGYPPLVTPMSQIVGTQAVLNVLSGKRWQVVPDEMKSYLRGRYGKAPGPISPEVMQKVLGDEKPMTGRPADLLDETLAQYAEEIGDLAHNEEDVLTYAMFPATGRSFLEKRQHRVEEDVFLIQETEEKSGVEMDLDKIKELIATVEESSIAEITIEEGDTRITVRKSSEPEAGTPAPAGAGASKAAAAAAEEEEAGNYHVVKSPMVGTFYRAASPTSDPFVEEGDEVKEGQTLCILEAMKLMNEVTCEVDGTVRRILVDNAKPVEYGQRLLYIEPLEA; via the coding sequence ATGGCCAAGGCGAGAAAAATCCTGATAACCGATACGACCCTGAGGGACGGCCACCAGTCGCTCTGGGCCACGCGCATGCGCACCAGCGAGATGCTGCCGATCCTCGAGGCCATGGACGATATCGGTTATTTTTCCCTCGAAGTGTGGGGCGGCGCTACTTTTGACAGCTGCATCCGTTTTCTGGATGAAGATCCCTGGGAACGTCTGCGAACCATCAAGCACCATTGCCCCAAGACGCCGCTGCAGATGCTGCTGCGCGGCCAGAACCTTGTCGGATACCGCCACTATGGTGATGACATAGTACGTCATTTTGTGGCCCGCGCGGCTGAGAGCGGCGTCGACATCTTCCGGGTCTTCGACGCGTTGAACGACACCCGAAACGTGGCCGTCGCCGCAGAGGCGATCAAGGAATCAGGTAAACATTTTCAGGGCGCCATCTCTTACACGATCAGCCCGGTGCATACTATCGACCATTACATGGAGGTCGCCCACGTCTACGCCGACATGGGCGCCGACTCGCTCTGCATCAAGGACATGGCCGCCCTGCTTTCGCCGTATCACGGGCTGCAGCTGGTCCAGAGACTCAAGGAAGAGATCGACCTGCCGCTGGAGCTGCATTGTCACTACATCGGCGGACTGGCTCCCATGACGTATCTGAAGGCCATCGAGTCGGGTGTGGACGTAGTCGATACTGCCTCGGTCCCGCTAGCGTTCGGCGCCTCAAATCCTGCCACTGAGATGGTAGTAAGCGCTCTGACCGGAACGCCATACGACACAGGTCTCGACCTCGACCAGCTGTTCAGGATCGCGAAATACTGGGAAGGGGTCCGCATTCGCGGCGGCCACGAGCGCGGCGTCACTTCGCTAACGCATATGCAGGTGTATTCACACCAGGTCCCCGGAGGCATGATCTCCAATCTGGAGAGCCAGCTGACGGAACAGAATGCGCTCGACCGTCTGCCGGAAGTGCTGCTGGAGATCCCGATCGTGCGGGCAGAAGTCGGTTATCCGCCTCTGGTGACTCCCATGAGCCAGATCGTCGGCACCCAGGCTGTGCTGAACGTCCTTTCAGGGAAGCGATGGCAGGTCGTTCCCGACGAGATGAAATCTTACCTGAGGGGCCGGTACGGCAAGGCGCCGGGACCGATCAGCCCCGAAGTCATGCAGAAGGTGCTGGGTGATGAGAAGCCGATGACAGGCCGCCCGGCTGACCTGCTTGATGAGACCCTGGCGCAGTATGCCGAGGAGATCGGCGACCTGGCCCATAACGAAGAAGATGTCCTTACATATGCCATGTTCCCTGCCACGGGACGCAGCTTCCTGGAGAAACGTCAGCACCGGGTCGAGGAGGATGTGTTCCTGATACAGGAAACGGAGGAAAAAAGTGGGGTCGAAATGGATCTAGATAAAATCAAGGAATTGATTGCTACTGTGGAAGAATCCTCGATTGCTGAGATAACCATCGAAGAAGGTGACACGCGCATCACCGTCAGGAAAAGCAGCGAGCCTGAAGCGGGCACGCCGGCTCCGGCAGGCGCAGGTGCTTCAAAGGCCGCAGCCGCTGCCGCCGAAGAGGAAGAAGCCGGCAACTATCATGTGGTCAAATCCCCCATGGTCGGAACTTTCTACCGCGCCGCTTCACCCACCAGCGACCCATTCGTCGAAGAAGGCGACGAGGTCAAGGAGGGGCAGACGCTCTGCATCCTTGAAGCCATGAAGCTGATGAATGAGGTCACCTGCGAGGTAGATGGGACAGTCAGGCGCATCCTGGTGGATAACGCCAAGCCGGTCGAGTACGGGCAGAGGCTGCTCTACATCGAACCGCTTGAAGCGTAG
- a CDS encoding aminopeptidase P family protein, protein MAGKPCNHESLLVTHLPNVRYLTGFSGSSGCALLTPRRKYLFTDFRYEAQAAKEVRGFDVRIVRGGALDGCCRFIVSRKLKTGMVGFDGAHIGLRDHQLVKKLLKGRPLCDAAGEVEKMRLVKSRAELGKLRRAAKIADAAYARLVRSKVLGRTEREVAWMLESFMRQAGSGPMPFDIIVASGPRSAMPHGVATGRVIRPGELVVIDMGASVDGYCSDATRTFATGPLPEKLAGIYETVLTAQQLAMDGMKAGTACSEADRLAREHIAAAGYGDAFGHSLGHGVGLEPHERPVLSGLSRERLAAGMTVTVEPGIYLERLGGVRIEDTVLVGSRGVRPLTEFPRELITLH, encoded by the coding sequence GTGGCTGGAAAGCCCTGCAACCACGAGTCGCTGCTGGTCACCCATCTCCCCAACGTCCGGTATCTGACCGGATTCAGCGGTTCCTCGGGATGTGCCCTGCTCACCCCAAGGCGCAAATATCTCTTCACTGATTTCCGTTATGAAGCCCAGGCTGCGAAAGAAGTGCGGGGCTTCGATGTCCGGATCGTCCGCGGCGGCGCCCTCGACGGCTGCTGCCGTTTCATCGTCTCCAGGAAACTGAAGACCGGCATGGTCGGCTTCGACGGCGCCCACATCGGTCTGCGCGATCACCAGCTCGTTAAAAAGCTGCTGAAGGGGCGGCCTCTTTGTGATGCCGCAGGTGAGGTCGAGAAGATGAGACTGGTGAAGAGCCGCGCCGAGCTGGGGAAACTCAGGCGGGCGGCGAAGATCGCCGACGCCGCCTACGCCAGGCTGGTTCGCTCGAAAGTGCTGGGCAGGACCGAGAGGGAAGTCGCCTGGATGCTTGAGTCTTTCATGCGCCAGGCCGGGTCCGGTCCGATGCCCTTCGATATCATCGTCGCCTCCGGCCCGCGCTCGGCCATGCCTCACGGCGTCGCCACGGGACGGGTGATCCGCCCCGGAGAACTCGTGGTTATCGATATGGGCGCCAGCGTCGACGGTTACTGCTCCGACGCCACGCGCACCTTCGCGACCGGTCCGCTGCCCGAAAAGCTGGCCGGAATCTATGAGACTGTGCTCACCGCGCAGCAGCTGGCAATGGATGGGATGAAAGCCGGAACAGCCTGCTCCGAGGCTGACCGGCTGGCCCGCGAGCATATCGCCGCTGCCGGATATGGCGACGCTTTCGGCCATTCGCTGGGGCATGGAGTAGGCCTGGAACCCCATGAGAGGCCGGTGCTTTCGGGCCTTTCCCGCGAGCGCCTGGCAGCAGGTATGACCGTGACCGTCGAACCCGGCATCTATCTGGAGCGGCTAGGCGGGGTCCGGATAGAAGACACCGTCCTGGTAGGATCCCGCGGTGTCCGGCCGCTGACGGAGTTCCCCAGAGAGCTGATCACGCTACACTAG
- a CDS encoding polyprenyl synthetase family protein, whose translation MTSPSYPDDLTLLLDGFLRELDYGEETSVTALAEAMQYSLLAGGKRIRPVLLMATVQAFGRQPKKMLPTAAALEMIHTYSLIHDDLPSFDDDDLRRGLPTCHVKFGENVAILAGDALFAEAFRLICEKQEGEPAVLLAVIREIALATGLKGMVGGQYLDVSGIPDEDPAALKLLHSLKTGRLIMACVHCGGLLAGAPVDELENLRVFASELGLLFQIKDDILDVVGETAVLGKQAGTDARLERHTYVSVYGLDEAERLAHRSRDEALKALDRVGGSTEALAGITNYIYERQK comes from the coding sequence GTGACCAGCCCGAGCTATCCCGACGACCTGACTCTCCTGCTGGATGGGTTCCTGAGGGAACTTGACTACGGGGAAGAGACTTCGGTAACGGCGCTGGCTGAGGCTATGCAGTACTCGCTGCTTGCCGGTGGCAAGCGAATCAGGCCGGTCCTGCTGATGGCGACCGTCCAGGCGTTCGGGCGCCAGCCCAAAAAGATGCTGCCGACCGCTGCGGCGCTGGAGATGATCCACACATATTCCCTGATCCATGATGACCTGCCGTCTTTCGATGACGATGATCTGAGGCGCGGACTGCCCACCTGCCACGTCAAATTCGGTGAGAACGTCGCCATCCTGGCCGGTGACGCCCTGTTCGCCGAGGCTTTCCGTCTGATCTGCGAGAAGCAGGAGGGAGAGCCTGCCGTACTCTTGGCCGTCATCCGCGAGATCGCTCTCGCCACCGGGTTGAAAGGCATGGTCGGCGGCCAGTATCTCGATGTGTCCGGCATACCCGACGAGGATCCTGCTGCCTTGAAGCTGCTCCATTCCCTCAAGACCGGCAGGCTGATCATGGCCTGTGTGCATTGCGGGGGGTTGCTGGCCGGAGCGCCTGTCGATGAGCTGGAAAACCTGCGGGTCTTCGCCTCAGAGCTTGGATTGCTGTTCCAGATAAAAGACGATATTCTGGATGTTGTCGGTGAGACCGCTGTCCTTGGCAAGCAGGCGGGCACCGACGCCAGGCTTGAGCGGCACACTTATGTGAGTGTCTACGGCCTGGACGAGGCGGAGCGCCTGGCACACCGTTCCCGGGACGAAGCCCTCAAGGCTCTCGACCGGGTGGGAGGGAGCACCGAAGCTCTTGCCGGAATCACCAACTACATCTACGAACGACAGAAGTAA
- a CDS encoding exodeoxyribonuclease VII small subunit has product MNEESEMAQASENVPVTEPDESSNTPGPTGSPSDNSGLTSALSSTLDSLNQSIERMEAIVRNLQSGDSDWEESVRLLSEANDLAMESSQKLDRVVQDVVYGSSGDEEEQEQDRIPGL; this is encoded by the coding sequence ATGAACGAAGAAAGCGAGATGGCTCAGGCATCGGAGAATGTTCCGGTCACGGAACCCGATGAATCCTCTAACACTCCTGGACCTACCGGTTCCCCATCTGACAACAGCGGCCTGACAAGCGCCCTCTCATCGACTCTCGACAGCCTCAACCAGTCGATCGAGCGCATGGAGGCGATCGTCCGGAACCTGCAGTCAGGTGATTCAGACTGGGAAGAATCGGTGCGCTTGCTTTCCGAGGCCAATGATCTTGCCATGGAGAGCAGCCAGAAGCTGGACCGGGTTGTGCAGGATGTCGTCTACGGTTCGTCCGGCGACGAAGAGGAACAGGAACAGGACCGGATCCCGGGGCTTTGA
- the aroC gene encoding chorismate synthase, whose product MTAGESHGPELTAITEGVPAGLPLEAAHIDRDLGRRQLGHGRGGRMKIETDTVRITSGVRHGLTLGTPIAMRIENSDWKNWSEAMAAGKPEAGSRGEALKVPRPGHADLSGIQKYGLDDIRSVLERASARETAARVAVGAVARKLLAEFEIEIVSHVVSIGGTTAELANEPMQDDFAEVDSSPVRCLDEKAAGEMVAAIDRAREGGESLGGVFEVRAFGLVPGLGSYTTGPGRLGGRIGGALMSIPAIKGAEIGRGFSLAGMPGSQVHDEIYFEEYTGYHRRTNNAGGLEGGMTNGEPLVVRACMKPIPTLTKPLRSVDVTSGQEELAFKERSDVCAVPAAAVVGEAMVAIELARAFLEKFGSDSMEDIKEAYLAYLRRLRGNWPID is encoded by the coding sequence ATGACCGCAGGCGAATCCCACGGTCCGGAACTGACTGCGATAACCGAGGGCGTCCCTGCGGGCCTGCCCCTCGAAGCGGCTCACATCGATCGTGATCTCGGCAGGCGCCAGCTCGGCCATGGCCGCGGCGGGCGCATGAAGATCGAGACCGATACCGTCCGGATTACCAGCGGCGTCAGGCACGGGCTGACGCTTGGAACACCTATAGCCATGCGCATCGAGAACTCAGACTGGAAGAACTGGAGTGAGGCAATGGCGGCTGGAAAGCCTGAGGCCGGCAGCAGGGGAGAAGCACTGAAAGTCCCGCGGCCGGGCCACGCCGATCTCTCCGGGATCCAGAAATACGGTCTGGATGATATTCGCAGCGTCCTCGAGAGGGCCAGTGCCCGTGAGACTGCCGCGCGAGTCGCGGTAGGTGCTGTTGCCAGGAAGCTGCTGGCTGAGTTCGAGATCGAGATAGTGAGCCATGTGGTCAGCATCGGAGGCACAACGGCTGAACTCGCCAACGAGCCGATGCAGGACGATTTCGCCGAGGTCGACAGCTCGCCGGTGCGCTGTCTCGATGAGAAGGCGGCTGGTGAGATGGTCGCCGCGATCGACCGGGCCCGTGAGGGCGGCGAGTCGTTGGGCGGCGTCTTTGAAGTGAGGGCGTTCGGCCTGGTTCCGGGGCTGGGGTCATATACCACCGGACCCGGCCGCCTGGGCGGGCGCATAGGTGGCGCCCTCATGAGCATCCCTGCGATCAAGGGCGCCGAGATCGGTAGAGGCTTCAGCCTCGCTGGAATGCCCGGCTCCCAGGTTCACGACGAGATCTATTTTGAGGAATATACCGGCTATCATCGGCGGACGAACAACGCCGGCGGCCTCGAGGGTGGCATGACCAACGGCGAACCGCTGGTCGTGCGCGCCTGCATGAAACCGATCCCGACCCTGACGAAGCCGTTGCGCTCTGTTGACGTGACTTCGGGGCAGGAGGAACTGGCTTTCAAGGAACGCAGCGACGTCTGCGCCGTACCGGCGGCTGCGGTCGTCGGTGAGGCCATGGTCGCCATCGAGCTCGCCCGTGCATTCCTGGAGAAGTTCGGCAGCGATTCCATGGAAGATATAAAGGAAGCATACCTGGCATATCTCAGGCGGTTGAGGGGAAATTGGCCGATCGACTGA
- the accC gene encoding acetyl-CoA carboxylase biotin carboxylase subunit, which produces MLSKILIANRGEVALRVIRACKELDIPSVAVYSEADVDSMHVIEADESICIGPGPVIDSYLKIPHIIGAAEITGCDAIHPGYGFLAENPDFVLACEDNDMVFIGPGADLMRRMGDKSLAKQTMKQARIPVVPGSEGAVADAAEAAKLADEFGYPVMVKAAAGGGGRGMRLVQSPDEIESLFNMASSEAETAFGDGTMYLEKAIVGPHHVEVQVLADRAGSVLTLGERDCSVQRRHQKLVEESPSPLLDPETRQKMCEAAMAACRACGYVNAGTLEFLVDNDKNFYFMEMNTRVQVEHPVSEMVTGVDIVREQIRIARGELLTMTGALQTRGHAIELRINAEDPSNDFRPNTGTISRYVTPGGPGIRVDSHLYEGYTIPVFYDSLLAKLIVWDLDRPSAIRRALRALDEYVIEGLVTNKDLCARILEAPAFRDGEYTTAFIEENLELLEI; this is translated from the coding sequence ATGCTCTCCAAGATACTGATAGCCAATCGCGGAGAAGTGGCGTTGCGGGTCATCCGGGCCTGCAAGGAGCTGGACATCCCCTCGGTAGCGGTGTATTCCGAGGCCGATGTGGACTCGATGCATGTGATCGAGGCCGACGAGAGCATCTGTATCGGTCCTGGCCCGGTGATCGACAGTTATCTGAAGATCCCCCATATCATCGGCGCCGCCGAGATCACCGGCTGTGACGCCATCCACCCCGGCTACGGTTTTCTGGCCGAGAATCCCGATTTTGTCCTCGCCTGCGAGGATAACGACATGGTCTTCATCGGCCCCGGCGCCGACCTGATGCGCCGCATGGGGGACAAGTCTCTGGCCAAGCAGACGATGAAGCAGGCGCGTATCCCGGTGGTTCCCGGTTCAGAGGGAGCGGTTGCGGACGCGGCCGAAGCTGCGAAGCTGGCCGATGAGTTTGGATATCCGGTTATGGTCAAGGCGGCTGCAGGCGGCGGCGGACGCGGCATGCGGCTGGTCCAATCCCCCGATGAGATCGAAAGCCTTTTCAACATGGCTTCAAGCGAGGCCGAGACCGCTTTCGGCGACGGCACCATGTATCTGGAAAAAGCCATCGTCGGCCCCCATCATGTGGAAGTGCAGGTGCTGGCTGACCGCGCCGGCTCGGTGCTGACCCTGGGCGAGCGCGACTGCTCAGTGCAGCGCCGGCACCAGAAGCTTGTGGAGGAATCACCTTCGCCGCTGCTCGACCCCGAGACCCGCCAGAAGATGTGCGAGGCGGCGATGGCAGCCTGCCGCGCCTGCGGCTATGTCAATGCCGGAACCCTGGAGTTCCTGGTGGACAACGACAAGAACTTTTATTTCATGGAGATGAACACCCGCGTGCAGGTGGAGCATCCCGTTTCCGAGATGGTCACCGGCGTCGATATCGTCCGCGAGCAGATACGCATCGCCCGGGGCGAGCTGCTGACCATGACCGGCGCTTTGCAGACCCGCGGCCACGCTATCGAGCTCCGGATCAACGCCGAGGATCCGTCAAACGATTTCCGTCCAAACACCGGCACCATCAGCCGCTATGTGACTCCGGGAGGACCAGGGATCCGCGTAGACTCGCATCTTTACGAGGGTTACACGATCCCGGTCTTCTACGATTCGCTGCTGGCGAAGCTGATCGTCTGGGATCTGGACCGGCCCTCGGCTATCCGCCGGGCGCTGAGGGCTCTCGACGAGTATGTGATCGAGGGCCTGGTGACCAACAAGGACCTCTGCGCTCGTATCCTTGAAGCTCCCGCTTTCCGGGATGGGGAATACACCACTGCGTTTATAGAAGAGAACCTGGAACTGCTGGAGATCTAG
- a CDS encoding shikimate kinase — protein MADRLILVGFMGSGKTAVGSRLSRRLGWDFFDADPLVEEHMGMPIHEIFEIHGEPGFRKAEEAVVGSLLDEASRSESGAVVSLGGGAVTIPALYERLMKEPLVVLLDEDVDMAYKRAGGSKRPLARDIDQFRNLYAERESIYRSVAKYIVDTRGMDLDQVVDRIVELVHERTGKI, from the coding sequence TTGGCCGATCGACTGATCCTGGTAGGCTTCATGGGGAGCGGCAAGACGGCGGTGGGCAGTAGGCTCTCCCGGCGGCTTGGCTGGGATTTTTTCGATGCCGATCCTCTGGTCGAGGAGCACATGGGGATGCCGATCCACGAGATCTTTGAGATCCATGGCGAGCCCGGGTTCCGTAAGGCCGAGGAAGCCGTTGTCGGCAGCCTGCTGGACGAGGCCTCCAGGTCAGAATCGGGCGCTGTCGTCTCGCTCGGCGGCGGCGCTGTGACAATACCAGCCCTTTATGAGCGCCTGATGAAGGAGCCGCTGGTCGTCCTTCTAGACGAAGATGTGGACATGGCTTACAAACGGGCCGGGGGCAGCAAGCGGCCGCTCGCCCGCGACATCGATCAGTTCAGGAATCTGTATGCGGAAAGGGAAAGTATCTATCGCAGTGTCGCCAAATATATCGTCGACACCCGCGGTATGGATTTAGACCAGGTCGTAGACAGGATCGTCGAACTGGTACATGAAAGGACGGGAAAGATTTGA
- the pilO gene encoding type 4a pilus biogenesis protein PilO, with protein MKKRDIGILIGLGIVVLLVAWYFLIISPKKEEASTKASEYQTEKKSYDESLAKVQRIEEERSAAKQAAGDLLKLNKLVPPDSQVPSMIVEMQSTADSAGIKFMKIVPDTPVAGTEGGTIVPFELEFQGGYYEVADFLYRVENFARMEGTDVNVTGRLISVVTLELVEPDIDGSFPDVLAKIGANAYMTSPAPPSKTASKAKDESAATAGG; from the coding sequence GTGAAAAAGCGCGACATCGGCATACTTATAGGCCTCGGAATAGTGGTGCTGCTCGTTGCCTGGTATTTCCTGATAATAAGCCCCAAGAAAGAAGAGGCCTCAACGAAGGCCAGCGAATATCAGACGGAGAAGAAAAGCTATGACGAGTCGCTGGCAAAGGTGCAGCGGATCGAGGAGGAGCGCTCGGCAGCCAAACAGGCGGCTGGAGACCTGCTCAAGCTGAACAAACTGGTGCCTCCGGATAGTCAGGTGCCATCGATGATCGTCGAGATGCAATCGACAGCGGATTCCGCCGGCATTAAATTTATGAAGATCGTGCCCGATACACCAGTAGCCGGGACCGAAGGCGGCACTATCGTCCCGTTTGAGCTCGAATTTCAGGGCGGGTATTACGAAGTCGCCGATTTCCTCTACAGGGTCGAGAATTTCGCCCGGATGGAGGGAACGGACGTGAATGTGACCGGCCGTCTGATCAGCGTGGTGACACTGGAACTGGTTGAGCCTGACATCGATGGCTCCTTCCCGGATGTGCTCGCGAAGATAGGAGCGAATGCCTACATGACGAGCCCGGCGCCACCGTCGAAGACGGCGTCAAAGGCGAAGGATGAATCGGCTGCTACAGCCGGCGGCTAG
- a CDS encoding 3-dehydroquinate dehydratase yields the protein MYHEREILNIALLHGVNLNMLGQRDPEHYGTLTLNQLEGQVVTEARKLGLVCISYQTNHEGALVEKIQELRLRALGMIINPGAWTHYSYAIRDALEMVKGPVIEVHLSDIASRAEEWRHHSVVSDVCDQTISGKGVDGYMEALQVLAQRLNPAG from the coding sequence ATGTATCATGAACGGGAGATCCTTAATATAGCCCTGTTGCATGGCGTTAATCTCAATATGCTCGGACAGCGCGATCCGGAGCATTATGGCACTCTGACCCTGAACCAGCTGGAAGGCCAGGTCGTGACTGAAGCCCGCAAGCTGGGGCTTGTCTGCATCTCGTACCAGACCAACCACGAGGGCGCGCTGGTTGAGAAGATCCAGGAACTGCGGCTGAGGGCGCTCGGCATGATCATCAACCCTGGCGCCTGGACCCATTACAGTTACGCGATCCGCGATGCGCTGGAGATGGTCAAGGGTCCGGTCATCGAAGTCCATCTTTCCGACATCGCCTCCAGGGCTGAAGAGTGGCGGCACCATTCCGTCGTCAGCGACGTCTGCGACCAGACCATCTCCGGGAAGGGCGTCGACGGCTACATGGAGGCGCTGCAAGTACTGGCGCAGCGGCTGAACCCGGCTGGTTAG